ATTTTGAAGCGGCGGGAGGCCCCCGGGCATCGCACCCCCACCGCAGGGCGCGGTTGTGGTGGCTAGGCATTGGTGTCTTTATTCCCCAGGCTTCCCACCCCCACGTGGGGCTTTAATCAACCCCGAGTAAGGCGCCCCGGCCACACCGGGAAGCCGACCTCGGGGTCTCATCGTGTATTGGTTAGATTAGAGGTTGAAACCAGCTTAAAAGTATTTTGCCGTGGTGTTCACGGTCAAGCCCCTCAGCCAGCCTGGCAAATTCCCCGTAAACGTCCTCGGCAACCCTAATACTCCCGCACCCCACGGTAGTCACCATTCCACATCAATGTGGAATGATGTGGAATGACAAGTCACGAAAACCGAGGGCACCATTCCACATTGAGAAGACCGTGAAGAACTATTCCACATTGAGAAACAGAAAGAAAAACAAACCACACCAATGACCCTAAAGACAAAACACAACCAAACCAAAACACCCACAATAAACAAGAAACCCCAGGCTCAAATCCCACCCCCGCACCAAAACCCATAAAATCACCCCAACTAAATGATGATTAATTCTTGATACACGGTTTTGATTAATCCTAGTTAAGTGATCATCACATTCAATGTATGTGCAGGATAAAGAGGGCAGGGTGGGGCAAGCCCTGGCTGGTTCATGATTACGGTGAACTGTGATGAGTTTCGTATCATGGACCCAACTTTATCATGGCGATTGATTGGATTTGTCAATAAGTGGGGTGGGAACACTAGTTTTATAACCCTCTTCATTGACAATTTATGAATATGGGTAGTCCTGATGCTAAGATGCTCTATAGAGACAGAATTGAAGTAGCCATAGAAATCTGGGATAAAATACTTAAGGGCGAAGTAACAGACAGGAACCACCTCAGAAATCTACTAAAGGATAGGTACAGGAGAACCCGCATAAAGCCACTCATGGGTTTTTATAAGAGTGGAATTTATGATAAGGAGATCGCTACAGTATTCGTGGTGGGTAAGTACGGACTAGGCATTGTGGGCGACGAAACAACGAAGACATTAAGCAACCTATTCAGCGTGGAGATAAAGTGCAACAAAACCTACCAACTCCTAAAGAACAAGAACTACCAACCAGACACAGAGAGCATAAAGCAGATAAACGAAATAATCAACGAAGACTGGGGACCAAAATTAAAAACAACAAAGGATAAGGCACTTAGGATCCTTAGGTACGTCTTCACCGGCGTAATACTCAGGTTCATACCCGAGGAAGACCTCGTAAACACATACAAGGCACTTGGATCAATATACACAAACCTCACAACAACACTCAAAGGCTATATAAAATTCTACGTAGCATTCAAGGTGGCCGAGGACATAGCACTACACAGAATAAGGAAGCCCGAGGAGGAGAAGATAATGAAGTACGTATACTGCCTAAG
This portion of the Vulcanisaeta thermophila genome encodes:
- a CDS encoding DUF2192 domain-containing protein produces the protein MGSPDAKMLYRDRIEVAIEIWDKILKGEVTDRNHLRNLLKDRYRRTRIKPLMGFYKSGIYDKEIATVFVVGKYGLGIVGDETTKTLSNLFSVEIKCNKTYQLLKNKNYQPDTESIKQINEIINEDWGPKLKTTKDKALRILRYVFTGVILRFIPEEDLVNTYKALGSIYTNLTTTLKGYIKFYVAFKVAEDIALHRIRKPEEEKIMKYVYCLRLGLTKCIPTDAQIRAIATHVLKTPQNLVNTVIPPITGNTQNQQ